CCTACTACCTCCGACACGGATAACGCCCAGCCACCATCGCTGCCAACCACCATCGGGCTCTGGCTGGGACCGGCCTGGCTACTGATGACCCTGCTACTGCCGGCCCCCGCCGACATGCCAGAGAGCGCCTGGCTATGTCTCGGCGTTGCCCTGCTTATGGCCACCTGGTGGTCCACGGAGCCGCTACCGATACCGGCCACGTCCTTGTTGCCCCTGGTCCTGATGCCCAGCATCGGCATCAATGATCTATCGAGCGTCGCGACCAGCTACGCCAACCCGATCATCTACCTGTTCCTGGGCGGCTTCCTTCTGGGTATCGCCATGCAACGCTGGGAGCTGCACCGCCGAATTGCTCTCAGGGTATTGCAGGTCGTGGGCTATCAACCCCGGCAGCAGATCGCCGGCTTCATGATCGCCACGGGGTTCCTCAGCATGTGGGTCTCCAACACGGCCACCGCGATCATGATGCTGCCCATTGGCCTGTCGGTCGTCAGTCTGCTCGAGGACAACGCACCCGAGGAAGTGGCCCGCTATGCTACCGCCCTTCTCCTGGCCATCGCCTACTCGGCGAGTATCGGCGGCATCGCCACATTGATCGGCACACCTCCCAACGCACTACTCGCCGCCTATCTCGCCGAGGATCGCGGCATCGACGTCGGCTTCGGGCAATGGATGCTAATCGGTCTTCCGATCACCATCGTGATGATGACCGTCGCCTGGTGGTGGCTGACACGCAAGGGATTCAATCTCGCCATGGGTAACAAGAGCGGCGACATGGTCCAGCAGGAACTGGACAGACTAGGCCCCATGAGCAAGGCGGAAAAGAGGGTCGGCGTACTGTTTCTGCTCGCCGCTGTCGCCTGGGTATCACGCCCATTACTCAACGACCTGGGACTGCCCTGGCTCAACGATACCGGTATCGCCATCGGGGCCGGCATCCTGCTGTTTCTGCTGCCCAGCGGTGGCCAGCGTGGCGAGCGCCTGCTGGTCTGGGACGACGCTCAGAAATTGCCCTGGGGCATCCTCTTGCTGTTCGGGGGCGGTCTGGCCCTTGCCGGCGCCATCAAGGCGTCCGGCTTCGCCACCTGGATCGCCGACCAGCTGTCGCTATTCGGCGCCCTTCCACTGCTGATGCTGATTGGTATCGTAGTGCTGGTGATCATCTTCCTGACCGAGGTGACCTCCAACACCGCCACGGCGGCCGCCTTCCTGCCACTGCTGGGCGCATTGGCACTGTCGCTTGATCTTTCGCCACTGATGATCACCGTACCCGCGGCGATCGCCGCCAGCTGTGCCTTCATGATGCCGGTGGCTACACCGCCCAATGCCATCGTCTTCGCCACCGGGCACATGAAGATCCAGTCCATGATTCGAGCCGGGTTTGCCCTGAACCTGATCGGCACCGTGGTCGTCACCCTGCTGGCTTACCTGCTGATCATCACCTTCTGGTGATGCATGGCATCGCAGAGATGCACCGGTCATACCGACCGGTGCCGCTTCGCTCCTGCGCGGGGTGTCATTGGTCGAGCCTGACAAGTGATGCAAAGCCGACATCATCAAAAGCGCCATCCTGCTGGCCCTGGCGGCTCAACTGGTCAGCATCACCCCGCAGTAGTGGTCCAGCAGCAGCAGGCCAAAGACTCCCAGCAGGTAACGAATGGAAAACCAGAAGGCCGCCAAGGGCGCAGACGAATCCCGGCTGCGCCAGACACGATGGTTCCAGATCATGAAACGAACGTTCAGGGCCAGGATACCCACCAGATAGAGCCCGCCACTCATCCCGATCACGAACGGCAGCAGTGTCACCGCCACCGTCAGCCAGCCATAGAGCCAGACCTGCAGGCGAGTGAAGGCATCGCCGTGGGTCACGGGCAGCATGGGCACACCGGCTCTGGCGTACTCATCTCGTTTGTGCAGGGCTAAGGCCCAGAAATGCGGCGGCGTCCAGGCAAAGATGATCAACATCAGTAGTAACGGCTCAGGTCCCAGCTGTCCCGTTATCGCCGTCCAGCCCAGCAACGGGGGGGCGGCCCCGGCGACACCGCCGATCACGATATTCTGAGGTGTCGCATGCTTCAGGAAGGCGGTGTAGACCAACGCATAGCCTAGTAGCGAGGCCAAGGTCAGCCAGGCGGTCAGTCCGTTAACTTGCCAGGCCAGGAGCCCGATGCCCCCAGCGGACAGCAACGATGCCCAAGCGAGCGCATAAGGAACCGGCAGCCGCCGCGCCGCCAAGGGACGCTTGGCTGTTCGACACATCAAGGTATCCAACCGACGGTCGAGCAGGTGATTGAACGCCGCCGCTCCCGAGGCGGCGAGGCCGATCCCCACCAATCCCAGCACTGCCAGATCCATGGGTGGCAACGACGGGACCGCCAGCGCCATGCCCACCGCCGCACACACCAGCATCACCATGACCACCCGGGGCTTGCCGAGCGTCACCAAGTCGCGCCATTGCCAGCTCGGTTGCTCCGGCGAGGTTGTGGCTACCATCATGGCATCGCGCATCTGCCCTCTCCTTGCGGTCGGTGGACGATTGCCGGCAACGGCAGGCTCATCTTGGCCTGCCAGGCCGCCAGCGCCATCGTGAGGGCCAGGAGCACGGCGCCGGCCGTGTGGGCCAGTGCCAGCCCCAACGGCAGCCACCAGACCACATTGGCGATGCCAAGGCCTGCTTGGATGCCATAGGCCGCCAGCATGGAGCCGAGCCAAGGTCGAAGGCGGGGGGCGCGCCAGTGTCGAGCCGCCAGTAGTATCAGGCTCACTCCCAGCGCCAGGGCTCCCAGACGATGCGCCAGATGGATGGTGGTGCGAGCATCCGCGTGCAGCTGGCCATGGAGATAATTGGGACCCACCTGCTGTGTCAGATGAAAGCCTTCACTCCAGTCCATGGCGGGCAACCACTGGCCATTGCAGGTCGGAAAGCCCTGGCAGGCAATGCCGGCATAATTGCTCGAGGTCCACCCCCCCAACGCCAGCTGCAATACCAGCAACAGCGCCGCAATGGACCACCAGCGCGACAGGGGTGGCAGGGGACGGCCTAGGGGTCGCGGGCTGGCCGTAGACTGTCGCAGCCTGAGGTGTAGCCATAAGAACATGAGCATCACCGCAAGGCCGCCCAACAGATGCAAGGTGACCACCTGGGGCCATAGCTTGAGCGTGACGGTAAAGGCACCAAAGCTCCCCTGTAGCGCGATGACCGCCAACAGCCCGAGGGTCAGGCGCCAGGGATAGGCTGGACGCCTGCGCCTAGGCCACCCCAGAGCCAGCATGACCAGCACCAGCCCTCCCAGCATCGTGGCCAGATAGCGATGGATCATCTCCAGCCAGGCCTTGAGGGGATCCAGCGGCATGGCCGATGCATGCGAGTCCACTACCGAGGCCCCGGGCACCACCCATTGGCCGTAGCAGCCCGGCCAATCGGGGCAGCCCAGTCCTGCGTCCATGAGTCGCGTGAAGGCCCCCATCAGGATGACCGCCACGGTGAAGACAATGCCCAGCTGACTCAACCGTATCAGCAGGCCCAGCCTGGGATCATGCTGCGACATGGCCACCTCCTGTCCTGACACCTTTTGCTCAGGCGGCCATCACTACAGGCCGCCGGCCTCGTTCCCTGTCTTCAGGGTAGGCAGGCGCGTGACGATCGACGCGTTGAAGACAGCGAGCCTAACCGGCATGCCGTCCACGCTTTCCACGCCTCCGCCAAGGCTTTAGAAGCGCGCCCGCGCCTAACGGGCTCACGGGCTCTGGATCAGGCGGTTCGTGTCAGTCGAATCCCGCTAGCCGCTCACGCGCGTGATGGGCTCCGGATTCATGCGCAGCAGTTGCTTGAGATCATCGAGCACATCGTAGGGGTCGACTCCGGCGCGGTAGCCCAGCACCGCCAGGCCCTCTGGGCTCAGGATCCAGACCTCGCCCGGCGTCTGCCATTCGGGCGTTCGAGCCCAACGGCGGCGCGCTTCACCGGGCAGGGGATCGGCCGAGACTTGCCTCGAATCGTCGATGCGAAGACGGCGCACCCGCGTGGCCTCCTTGCCAAGGGCACGATGCAGCCGCCACCACTGGTCGGCCAGCTGATCGCAGTCGAGAGAGCAGTCGAAGGCCAGCAACCAGCCATCGACCTCTGTTGGCGAAAGCGCGCTTTCCAGGGGCCAATCACGCAATGCAGGCACCTCTGGCTTGAGCTCACCGTGAGCGGTACGCGCCTCGGGAATTCCCAGGCGCCACTCCACCATCACCCAAGCCGCCAACAACGGCACCGCGAAGACGGCGATCAGTGACAGCAGTTTCAGGCGTTGGCGGTTGAGGTGTGTCATGGCAGCGACTCCTTCGATCGGGACATTCCATTGTTTGTGGCCTGCGGCCCGTGGCGCAGACGACGTCCACCCCACCACATCACCAGCAAGGCGGCAGCGGCCAGCCCCCACCATTGAACGGCATAGCCAAGATGGCGACTGGGCGGCATCACGCTGGGCTCCCACCAGGGCGCCAGTCCGCCAGGTCCCTCCTCCAGGTGCAGCCACCCCGCGTGGGCAAAGTCTCCAAGATGTTCCCAGGCATCGAGCTGAATACGCTGCAGGCGAACGCCTTCCTGATTGTCACCGAAGAGCGGGGCTCGCTGACCGTCAGGCTGCCACTGGCCCTTGATCGTTACCGGCCCCATGGGCGTGGCCACGGTCGGTGCGTCCCGGCTGGTGCCCGTGGCCAGAAAACCGCGCTCGATCAGCCAAAGGCGGCCATCGCTCGTTCGCAATGGGGTCAGCACCGCGACACCCAGCTGACGCCCATGGGTCCGGTTGTCCAGGAAACGCGTTTCACCGGCCAGATATGTCCCTTCGAGTGTCAATCTCGCGCCTGCCGGCGGCGCCTCGCGCGGGGCGATCAGGGCCGGCGCTGCCGCCAGCGCCGACAGGTAAGCTTCCTTCTCGGCGGCACGATTCCACTGCCAACAGCCCAAGACAAGCCCGAGTGCCACCAGCAGGCTCCAGAACCCCCACCAGAGCACAGCGAGCTTGACAGGCGACGAACGCTTGCATGAACTGGATGAGGTCTGATGCGTGGAGCCTGTCATGTTGAAAGCCCTGATCACCTTGGTATTCGTTTGCATGGTGGCGAGCCTGGTCGCCGGGGCAGGGTTCCTGTTACGCGACCAGGGGCGCTCCCGCCGCCTGCTGATCTCTCTCAAGGTTCGCGTCAGCCTTGCCACCTTGCTGCTGGCCCTTCTTGCCTACGGCTTCTATTTCGGTGGCCTGTCCGGCACATGAGTCGGAGCCAGCGCTTGTCACGCCTGTTCTAGAAGACGTAGACGAAGATGAACAGGCCGACCCAGACCACATCGACGAAGTGCCAGTACCAGGCCGCGGCCTCGAAACCGAAATGGTCGTCCCGGCTGAAATGCCCTTTCATGACCCGGAACAGCATCACGCCCAGGGTGACTGTCCCTATGGTCACATGTGCCCCATGGAAGCCCGTCAGCAGGAAAAAGGTCGACCCGTAGATGCCGGCCTGCAGCGTGATCCCGTAGTGGTGGTATGCCTCGTAATACTCGATGCCCTGCACGATCAGGAAGCACACGCCTAGCAACAGGGTGCCGATCAACCAGTTGCGCGTCGTCTTGCGATAACCTTCCTTCAAGGCCTCATGGGCGATCGTCAGCGTGATGCTGGAGCTCACCAGGAAGATGGTATTCACCAGCGGCAGCTGCCAGGGGCTCACGACCTCGCGGGGTCCGCTAATGGCATCGCTCGGCGGATTCATGAGCGGCCAGGTCGCCGTAAAGTCGGGCCACAGTAGCGCCGCCACCCCCTTGGCCCCCTCGCCATCCAGCCAGGGCACGGCGAATACCCGCACATAGAACAGCGCGCCAAAAAAGGCGGCGAAGAACATGACTTCGGAGAAGATGAACCAGCCCATCCCCCAGCGAAACGAGCGATCCATCTGAGAGTCGTACAGCCCTTGACGGGACTCGCGGACCACATCGCGGAACCAGAGCCACATCACGGCCAGGACCGCGATCACCCCCAGCGTCATGACCAGGCCACCGCTGCCATGAACCAGCTGGACGCCGAGGCTGATCATCATCACGCCGACGGCAAGCGACCCGAGAGCCGGCCATTTACTCTGCGGGGGAACGTAATAGCTGCCACTCATGCCTCACCTCCTTGTTCGGCAGCGACCGGTACCTGCTCGGCCAGTGCCTTGTCATCTACCGGGTACAGGGTATACACCAGCGTCACCGTCTTGATGTCGTCGGGCAGGTCGCGGGTTAACTGAAACACCAGAGGGGCTTCGAGACGTTCCCCGGCGTCGAGCCGTTGCTCCTTGAAGCAGAAACAGGTCACCTTGCGCATGTGCAAGGACGCCTCAGAAGGCGACACACTGGGCACCGCCCTGCCCCAGCCCGCTTCATCACCATGGTTAGTGAAGGCAAAATGCACCTCGGTCGCCGCACCAGGATGCACGCGCACCTGACGATCGAGCACCTCGAGTTTCCAGGGCAATCCCGCCCCAGCTCGGGTAATGAACTGCACGGTGACGACCCGCGACTCATCGATGCTGTCACTTACCAGCGCCTGAGCCGTGTTCTCGACCTTGCCGTTGATGCCGGTGATGCGGCAGAAGACGTCGTACAGGGGCACCAGGGCAAAGGCGAACACGAACATGCCTACCAGAACGATCAGCGTTCGGGTGACGGTACGTTGCACGGCGGTCATCTGCTTTCCTCCCCTCCGCCCCGTTCAGGGGCGAAACGACTTGGCTCAAACAGGATGCTTAGTGCTCACGGGGATGGAACGACGGCGGCGTGTCGAAGGTATGCAACGGTGCGGGACTCGGCACCGTCCACTCCAGATCTTCCGCTCCTTCCCAGGCCTGAGCCGGTGCTTTCTCGCCTCCACGCGCACACTTGATGATCACCAGCACGAAGATCAGCTGCGAGGTACCGAACAGTAATGCTCCAAGACTCGATGCCATATTGAAGTCCGCAAACTGCAGGGCGTAATCGGGTATGCGTCGCGGCATGCCGGCAAGCCCGGAAAAGTGCATCGGGAAGAAGGTCAGGTTGACCCCCACCACCGATGTCCAGAAGTGCCAGCGGCCAAGGCGTTCACTGGGATAGTGACCTGTCCACTTGGGCAGCCAGTAGTAGACGGCCGCCATGATGGAGAAGACGGCACCCGGCACCAGCACATAGTGGAAGTGGGCCACCACGAAATAGGTATCGTGATACTGGAAGTCGGCCGGTGCGATGGCGAGCATCAGACCGGAGAAACCACCGATGGTGAACAGCACCACGAATGCCAAGGCGAACAGCATGGGAGTCTCGAAGGAGATCGAGCCCTGGAACAGGGTGGCGATCCAGTTGAACACCTTTACGCCGGTCGGCACCGCGATCAGCATGGTGGTGTACATGAAGAACAATTCAGCCACCAGTGGCAGGCCGACCGCGAACATGTGATGCGCCCAGACCAGAAACGACAGAATGGCAATGGAGGACGTGGCATAGACCATCGAGGCGTAGCCGAACAGCCGCTTGCGAGCGAAGGTCGGGATGATGGCCGAGACGATGCCGAACGCCGGCAGGATCATGATATAGACCTCGGGATGGCCGAAGAACCAGAAGATATGCTGGAACATCACCGGGTCCCCACCGCCAGCAGCATTGAAGAAGCTGGTGCCGAAATTGATGTCGAGCAGCATCATGGTGATCACACCGGCTAGCACCGGCATCACCGCGATCAGCAGGAAGGCCGTGATCAGCCAGGTCCAGACAAAGAGCGGCATGTCCATCATGCGCATGGTCGGGGCGCGCAGATTAAGAATGGTGGCAATAATGTTGATGGCACCGAGAATCGAACTGATCCCCGCCATGTGCAGTGCAAGAATGAAGAAGGTGGTGGATGGCGGCGCATAGGTGGTCGATAGAGGTGCGTAGAAGGTCCACCCGAAGTTGGGCCCACCACCAGGCATCAGCAGGGTCGAGAGCAGCAGCGTGAAGGCGACCGGCAGCAGCCAGAAGCTGAAGTTGTTCAGCCTTGGCAACGCCATGTCCGGCGCCCCGATCTGTAGAGGAATCATCCAGTTGGCAAGGCCGACGAAGGCCGGCATCACGGCACCGAAGACCATGATCAAGCCATGCATGGTGGTCATCTGGTTGAAGAACTCGGGCTCCACGAGTTGCAGGCCTGGCTGGAAGAGTTCGGCACGCACCACTAGCGCAAAGATGCCACCGATGAAGAACATGCTCAGCGAAAAGAGCAGATAGAGCGTGCCGATCTCCTTGTGGTTGGTCGTCAAGAGCCATCGCAACAGGCCACTGGGCCCATGATGATACCCTTCGTCGGCGGCATGACCGGCCGCGCCAGCCGCATCACCCGTCTGCTCGAGCGTGTGCTTGGGAGGTAGTTTGGGCGCCATAGGACTTCTCCTGTGATTCGGGGATCGCGAGACCGGGGTTGCGAGACTTGTACCGTCTGGATCGGCTATTCGAGCCGCGCCTGGATCTCCGACGGCTGGACGACATCCCCGGTATCACTGCCCCAGGCATTGCGCTCATAGGTCACCACGGCGGCAATCTCGACTGGGCTGAGACTGCTACTGAAAGCCGGCATCGGCGCACCCGACACCCCATTGATGACGACATCGATATGGCGATCCCGCTCAGCCATCAGTGCCGGATTGTTGGCCAGCGACGGGAAGACAGGAGGGTTGCCCGAGCCATCGACCTGATGACAGGAGGCGCAGATCGACTCATAGACCTTCTGCCCCCGCGCCATCAACTCCTCCATGCCCCACTCCCGATCGACACCGCTGGCTTCGCGCGCAGCCGCTTCCTTGCGTTCGGCAAGCCAGTCATCGAAGGCCTCCGGCTCCACCGCCTCGACCACCACCGGCATGAAGCCATGGTTGCGACCGCAAAGCTCGGTGCATTGCCCACGGTAGGTGCCGGTTTCCTCGATACGTACCCAGTTCTCGTTGACGAAGCCCGGAATGGCATCCTGCTTGACGGCGAGCTCAGGCACCCACCAGGAATGGACCACATCGTCCGATGTCAGCAGGAACCTCACCTTGCGGTCCACCGGCAACACCAGCGGCTCATCAACTTCGAGCAGATAGTTTTCCCCCTTCTCGGCGGCACCGGCTATCTGATCGCGAGGTGTATCCAGGTTGGAGGTAAAGGCGACATCTTCACCCAGGTACTCATAGTGCCAGCGCCACTGCTGGCCGGTGACCATCACATCCAGAGCGGCATCGTCCGTGTCGTACATTTGCTTGAGGGTAGCGGTAGCCGGCAGCGCCATACCGACGAGAATCAGTAGGGGAATCGCGGTCCAGATCACCTCCACAGTGGTGTTTTCGTGGAAATTCGCTGCCTTGGCCCCCTGGGAGCGACGAAAACGAAAGAGGGAGTAGAACATCACGCCAAACACGACGATGCCGATCACCACACAGATCCAGAAGATCGTCATATGCAGGGAGTGGATGTCATGACTGAGGTCTGTCACACCGAGAGGCATGTTCCAGCCATTGGCCAAGGCCGCATCGGTTAGCCAGAGACTACCGCTCGTGACTACCAGTTGAGCTAGCGACGTGCGCATCGGCCCCTCCTTGTCGTGATGGTCGTGCTGGCCACGCCTGTGGCATGGCACCAGTGCCCAGATCCCTAGGAATGCCTGGAGTATAGGAAGGTTGAAGAGATGTCATGGATCAAGGTAGGCAGGATTACTTAACGTAGCCATCAACGCTTGCAGCGCGGCGAAGCGCGCGGACGAGGTAAAGCCACGGACGTCAAGCCCTACTCGGCGGCGCTCAAGGCCAGAATGAGCACCCCCGCCACCAGCACCAGGGCCATCAGCACGCCCACGATGACAAAGGCCATAGGCTTACCTGCCTGAAAATCCTCTCGGCGCTGGGCATCCTTTTGCACGCCAAAGAACGCCGCCAACACGGATTTGACCACCTGCCACATCGCGACCTCCCGCTTCGATCGGACAGCCAATACCGGCTGTCGCAAAAAAAGACGACCTAGATCAGAGAATGGGTGAAGAACAAGGCTCATGCACGGTTTGGCGTAACACCGCTTCTATACTGAAAGGTGCTCCTCGACATCGAGGCATTACTTGGTGAACTTATAGTTAGTCAGCAAGCAAAGGAGTTGAGATGACAACCCCCTCAGAGAATGTCACCCAGCTACCGTTGGCGGCGCGGGAAGTCAGCGACCCCGTCATCAATTGGTGGCTGAATCATTGGATGGGACCGGCTAGCCCATTTGCCCGCATGCAAGTCGCATGGATGGAAACAC
The genomic region above belongs to Halomonas sp. YLGW01 and contains:
- a CDS encoding DASS family sodium-coupled anion symporter, whose product is MRSPTTSDTDNAQPPSLPTTIGLWLGPAWLLMTLLLPAPADMPESAWLCLGVALLMATWWSTEPLPIPATSLLPLVLMPSIGINDLSSVATSYANPIIYLFLGGFLLGIAMQRWELHRRIALRVLQVVGYQPRQQIAGFMIATGFLSMWVSNTATAIMMLPIGLSVVSLLEDNAPEEVARYATALLLAIAYSASIGGIATLIGTPPNALLAAYLAEDRGIDVGFGQWMLIGLPITIVMMTVAWWWLTRKGFNLAMGNKSGDMVQQELDRLGPMSKAEKRVGVLFLLAAVAWVSRPLLNDLGLPWLNDTGIAIGAGILLFLLPSGGQRGERLLVWDDAQKLPWGILLLFGGGLALAGAIKASGFATWIADQLSLFGALPLLMLIGIVVLVIIFLTEVTSNTATAAAFLPLLGALALSLDLSPLMITVPAAIAASCAFMMPVATPPNAIVFATGHMKIQSMIRAGFALNLIGTVVVTLLAYLLIITFW
- a CDS encoding cytochrome c oxidase assembly protein, yielding MTAVQRTVTRTLIVLVGMFVFAFALVPLYDVFCRITGINGKVENTAQALVSDSIDESRVVTVQFITRAGAGLPWKLEVLDRQVRVHPGAATEVHFAFTNHGDEAGWGRAVPSVSPSEASLHMRKVTCFCFKEQRLDAGERLEAPLVFQLTRDLPDDIKTVTLVYTLYPVDDKALAEQVPVAAEQGGEA
- the coxB gene encoding cytochrome c oxidase subunit II, which produces MRTSLAQLVVTSGSLWLTDAALANGWNMPLGVTDLSHDIHSLHMTIFWICVVIGIVVFGVMFYSLFRFRRSQGAKAANFHENTTVEVIWTAIPLLILVGMALPATATLKQMYDTDDAALDVMVTGQQWRWHYEYLGEDVAFTSNLDTPRDQIAGAAEKGENYLLEVDEPLVLPVDRKVRFLLTSDDVVHSWWVPELAVKQDAIPGFVNENWVRIEETGTYRGQCTELCGRNHGFMPVVVEAVEPEAFDDWLAERKEAAAREASGVDREWGMEELMARGQKVYESICASCHQVDGSGNPPVFPSLANNPALMAERDRHIDVVINGVSGAPMPAFSSSLSPVEIAAVVTYERNAWGSDTGDVVQPSEIQARLE
- a CDS encoding DUF2909 family protein → MLKALITLVFVCMVASLVAGAGFLLRDQGRSRRLLISLKVRVSLATLLLALLAYGFYFGGLSGT
- the ctaD gene encoding cytochrome c oxidase subunit I — translated: MAPKLPPKHTLEQTGDAAGAAGHAADEGYHHGPSGLLRWLLTTNHKEIGTLYLLFSLSMFFIGGIFALVVRAELFQPGLQLVEPEFFNQMTTMHGLIMVFGAVMPAFVGLANWMIPLQIGAPDMALPRLNNFSFWLLPVAFTLLLSTLLMPGGGPNFGWTFYAPLSTTYAPPSTTFFILALHMAGISSILGAINIIATILNLRAPTMRMMDMPLFVWTWLITAFLLIAVMPVLAGVITMMLLDINFGTSFFNAAGGGDPVMFQHIFWFFGHPEVYIMILPAFGIVSAIIPTFARKRLFGYASMVYATSSIAILSFLVWAHHMFAVGLPLVAELFFMYTTMLIAVPTGVKVFNWIATLFQGSISFETPMLFALAFVVLFTIGGFSGLMLAIAPADFQYHDTYFVVAHFHYVLVPGAVFSIMAAVYYWLPKWTGHYPSERLGRWHFWTSVVGVNLTFFPMHFSGLAGMPRRIPDYALQFADFNMASSLGALLFGTSQLIFVLVIIKCARGGEKAPAQAWEGAEDLEWTVPSPAPLHTFDTPPSFHPREH
- a CDS encoding SURF1 family protein, which encodes MALGLVLGCWQWNRAAEKEAYLSALAAAPALIAPREAPPAGARLTLEGTYLAGETRFLDNRTHGRQLGVAVLTPLRTSDGRLWLIERGFLATGTSRDAPTVATPMGPVTIKGQWQPDGQRAPLFGDNQEGVRLQRIQLDAWEHLGDFAHAGWLHLEEGPGGLAPWWEPSVMPPSRHLGYAVQWWGLAAAALLVMWWGGRRLRHGPQATNNGMSRSKESLP
- a CDS encoding cytochrome c oxidase subunit 3; the encoded protein is MSGSYYVPPQSKWPALGSLAVGVMMISLGVQLVHGSGGLVMTLGVIAVLAVMWLWFRDVVRESRQGLYDSQMDRSFRWGMGWFIFSEVMFFAAFFGALFYVRVFAVPWLDGEGAKGVAALLWPDFTATWPLMNPPSDAISGPREVVSPWQLPLVNTIFLVSSSITLTIAHEALKEGYRKTTRNWLIGTLLLGVCFLIVQGIEYYEAYHHYGITLQAGIYGSTFFLLTGFHGAHVTIGTVTLGVMLFRVMKGHFSRDDHFGFEAAAWYWHFVDVVWVGLFIFVYVF
- a CDS encoding COX15/CtaA family protein, with amino-acid sequence MSQHDPRLGLLIRLSQLGIVFTVAVILMGAFTRLMDAGLGCPDWPGCYGQWVVPGASVVDSHASAMPLDPLKAWLEMIHRYLATMLGGLVLVMLALGWPRRRRPAYPWRLTLGLLAVIALQGSFGAFTVTLKLWPQVVTLHLLGGLAVMLMFLWLHLRLRQSTASPRPLGRPLPPLSRWWSIAALLLVLQLALGGWTSSNYAGIACQGFPTCNGQWLPAMDWSEGFHLTQQVGPNYLHGQLHADARTTIHLAHRLGALALGVSLILLAARHWRAPRLRPWLGSMLAAYGIQAGLGIANVVWWLPLGLALAHTAGAVLLALTMALAAWQAKMSLPLPAIVHRPQGEGRCAMP
- a CDS encoding heme o synthase codes for the protein MRDAMMVATTSPEQPSWQWRDLVTLGKPRVVMVMLVCAAVGMALAVPSLPPMDLAVLGLVGIGLAASGAAAFNHLLDRRLDTLMCRTAKRPLAARRLPVPYALAWASLLSAGGIGLLAWQVNGLTAWLTLASLLGYALVYTAFLKHATPQNIVIGGVAGAAPPLLGWTAITGQLGPEPLLLMLIIFAWTPPHFWALALHKRDEYARAGVPMLPVTHGDAFTRLQVWLYGWLTVAVTLLPFVIGMSGGLYLVGILALNVRFMIWNHRVWRSRDSSAPLAAFWFSIRYLLGVFGLLLLDHYCGVMLTS
- a CDS encoding DUF2970 domain-containing protein, with product MWQVVKSVLAAFFGVQKDAQRREDFQAGKPMAFVIVGVLMALVLVAGVLILALSAAE